In Rhodoligotrophos appendicifer, the sequence GAAGCTGCAAGACCCCATCATAATATCCTGGATCGGAGCCGCAACCTTTGTTTTACGGCGCAAGATATTGGCAATTCGCAGGAGCAGTTCCTGGGGCTCGAAAGGCTTGCTGATATAGTCGTCCCCACCGGACGACAGTCCTTCGATCCTGTCACTGCTCTCCGCAAGAGCAGATAGAATCAAGATTGGAACGTCGTTGGTCTCCCGCAAAGAGCGGGTCAGAGACAAACCGCTTTCGCCAGGCATCATGACGTCGACGATAAGCAAATCGAAGGCGAAAGACATCATCGCCTTACGTGCCTCGTCAGCTTGAGCGGCGGCCGTTACACGATAGCCATTACTGGTAAGATATGACTTCAGCAGTTCACGAATGCGACGGTCATCATCGACAATGAGAATATGGGATGCTTCGTCCTTGAGGCTCATGAGGCTATTATCCGAGCGAAACTAACCAGTCTGCCGATCCGGCACTGCGAGACGGGCCACGTGCTCACGATCTTCAGCGTTGATCAAGTTGAAGAGTAGCTGCTCGCAATTCTTGCCGCCGTCCGGCAGTGCTTCAATCGCTGCCTTCACCCGCTGAAGCTGCGGGGCCAGCAGGCTCAAGCGCAGTTCATCTCCCGGTGGGGTCAAGTAGAGGAGCCTTTGGCGACGATCCTCCCTGCCCTCCTCCTGATAAACATATCCCTGCTCAATCAGCTCACGAAGCACGCGTCCTAAGCTCTGCTTGGTAATCCGCAATATATCAAGGAGTTCTGCCACGCGTATGCCGGGATTGCGGCCGACGAAGTGGAGGATGCGATGGTGCGCTCTCCCAAAGCCGTAATCGCTGAGGATCGCATCGGGATCTGAAACGAAGTCCCGATAGGCGAAGAACAGGAACTCGATCACCTTCAACAATCGATCGCGGTCACCATCATCGTGCTTGGCAGATGCCGCGGTATCGCTTTCTAATCCAACTATGATAACCTCCATCCGAGGCGGAAGGCCCGCATCCAAATTATGTAAGCCATATTGACATATTTTGGAACGATAGTTACTTCTACGCCTCCCTCTGCGAAACTTCCTCTCCTTTTCGGTTTGGTGGTGTCGTTAAGGGGCTACTTTGGACTAAAGACTGCGAGATGCGTGGTCGCCGAGGCTTGCTGGAAAGCCGAAGAAGCGATCGGCACAGTCGAAGGGATGTCGCGGCGGCCTGGTCGTTCTCGGACCAAGGACCTCCTATGGAATTTGAGGAGTTTGGACGATGAGCGTGCTGCCTTTCGATCAGCGCGACGGTCACATCTGGTTCAATGGGAAGCTGGTTCCCTGGGCCGACGCCAAGCTCCACGTCCTTAATCATGGTCTCCATTATGCCAGTTGCGTCTTTGAGGGCGTAAGGGTCTATGGAGGCGAAATCTTCAAGTCGATCGACCACACCGAGCGTTTGTTCAACTCGGCCCGTCTCCTGGACTTCGAGATCCCCTATACTGTGGCTGAGATCGAGGACGCCTGCCGGCAGCTCATCAAAGCCCAGAAAATCGTTGATGGCTATATCCGGCCACTTGCGTGGCGCGGGCCAGAAATGATGGGGGTCTCAGCGCAGTCTTCAAAAATCCAGGTGGCAATCGCGACTTGGCAGTGGCCGTCTTACTTCGATCCTGCAGAGCGCCTCAAGGGCATCCGTCTCGACATTGCCGATTGGCACCGCCCCGATCCCAGGACGGCACCCTGCAAGAGCAAGGCCGCTGGTCTCTACATGATCTGCACGTTGTCGAAACACGCCGCCGAGAAAAAGGGATATGCAGACGCGTTGATGCTGGACTGGCGCGGCCAGGTTGCGGAGGCAACAGGTGCGAACGTCTTCTTCGTGAAGGACGGCGATCTGCATACACCGACACCGGACTGTTTCCTCGACGGCATCACTCGACGCACGGTGATCGATCTTGCCAAAGCTCGGGGCCTCAAAATCATCGAGCGGGTCATCATGCCCGAGGAGATGGAGGGTTTCGAACAGTGCTTCATCACCGGAACGGCGGCAGAAGTGACCCCGGTGTCGGAGGTCGGTCCCTATAAGTTCGTGGTCGGCGATATCACCAAGAGCCTGATGGAAGACTACATGACGGCTGTCCGGCCCAAATCCAGCGGTCAGGTGCAGGCTGCGGAATAGTCCAAGCCCTCACACTCTCGTGATCTGAGCAAAGGCGCGCCTGAAAGGGGGCGCCTTTACTCGTTTCTCGTCAGATTAGCGATGACTGTTGCTCAAGCGAACTATAGAATCTCACGACGCTAAAGGTTGGGGAGTGGGATATGAGCAGCGCCACGCGGCGTCTCAGCTGGATGCCGCAGATCATTGTAGTCGCGCTCCTTTTCTGCGCGCCTCAAAGTCTGCGGGCAGAAATCACAAATGACGCCGTGGCCGCGGAGCTGCGTCAGATCATCGTCTCCGACACCAAGACAATCGGGACCGATGATGGGGATGAGAGGCTCTTCGGCGTCTATACCTATTATGAAGAACGCGACTTCAAGCCGCTCTGGGTGCGCGACAACGGGACGAAAGCCAAGGCTAAGGACTTCCTGGATATCATCCGGGCTGCTGAGGAGGACGGCCTCGATCCCAACAATTACCGAGCCAATGAGATCGCCGCGCGCATTGACGCGCAGGATCCCAGAAGCCTTGCCGAGCTTGACCTTCTGCTGTCGCGATCCTTCATCGATTACGGAAATGACATCTCGGTCGGGCGGGTGATTCCCGATCAGGTCGGGACCGATATTCACATCAAACCCAAAGGCCCGGGGCCTTTGACGCTGCTGGACGGGGTCGAGCAAGCTGAGGATATGGGGCCATATGTCGACAGCTTGGCGCCCGCTTCAGCCAATTACGCGCGCCTCAAAGAGGCCCTGATGCTGTATCGGGACATCGAGGCCCGGGGCGGGTGGCCGTCGCTTCCAGAGGGCCCGACCATGAAGCCGGGAACTGTCGATGCCCGGACTCCGCTTCTCCGAAGGCTCCTGATCGCCACAGCGGATCTGTCCGCCTCAGCGCCGGACATGAATGAACTTTACGACGGCGCCGTGGTTGAGGGGGTCAAGCTTTTCCAGGAGCGTCACGGCCTCACTGCCGATGGCGTCATCGGACCCGGCACGCTGGAAGCGTTGAACGTGCCCGTGGAGGAGCGTATCCGCCAGCTTGTTCTCAACATGGAGCGGCGACGCTGGATGCCGGACGACACCGGCAAATACTATGTCTTCGTCAACCTCGCCGACCAGTATTTGAAGATCGTCGATGACGACCGCACAGTTCACGATGCCAAGCTTGTCGTGGGTAAGCCGTTCTCACGGACGCCTATTTTCACGCAGAAGATGAGCTATATCGTCTTCAATCCCTACTGGAACGTCCCGACATCGATCGCGGTCAATGAATATCTTCCGAAGCTGAAGGCAAACCCGGCCGCATTGGCTGCTCAGAACTTCGAAGTTGTGCGGGGAGAAACGGAGATCAGTCCCTATTCCGTCTCCTGGGCAAATTACGGACGCGGCAACTTTCCATTCGTCCTGCGCCAGAAACCAGGACCGAAGAATGCTCTGGGACGACTGAAATTCATGTTTCCCAATCCATACAACATCTACATCCACGACACCCCCGCCAAGAGCTTGTTCGACCGGGACAATCGATTCTTCAGCCATGGCTGTATGCGCGTACAGAATCCAGAGGAACTGGCAAAAGTTATCCTCAGCCACGATGATCCATCGTGGACGATGGAGCGCATCGAGCAGGAGCTGAAGGTCAACAGGAACAAGGCGGTTAGACTCAAAAAGGCGATTCCGGTCTATGTCACCTATCTCACAGCTTGGGCGAACAAAGACCGCGCCGTCAATTTCCGCAAGGATGTCTATGGGCGCGACCAGGAGCTTTTGGTCGCGTTGCGAAAGGTCGGAGATGTCGTCAATTGAGGTCAAATGACCCTCCATCTCATCAAGCTGTGCGTCGGGTGCGATTCGATCGATGATCTTGTCCAGTGGCAAGCTGAGCGGCGTGCCCGCGGGGAAGAGATCGGCCACACAACCCGCATGTTTCCGAAGCGGCGAAACGACGTGCTCGACGGCGGCTCGCTTTATTGGGTCATTCGCGGCCAGATCCAAGTGCGCCAGGAGATCATTGACCTGGTCAGTCTGGTCGAACATGACGGCGTCTCACGCTGCCGAATCGTGCTCGACCCATCCCTGGTGATCGTGCGCCCCACGCCCCGCAAAGCCTTTCAGGGCTGGCGTTATTTCGACCATGCGGACATCCCACATGATCTCGGCATTGCCATCGGTGAGGATATTCCGCCGCAGATGCGCAAGGAACTCCTGGAGCTTGGATTGTTGTAGGCAGCGGTCGCCAACTCGCCATCATTTTCCGGCACAGGACTTCTCATGCCGCTTTATGCGATCCCCTTCCCCGCCATTGATCCCGTCATCTTTGCCGTCGGTCCCTTTGCCATTCGCTGGTATGCCCTTGCCTATATCGTCGGGCTCCTGTTTGGATGGTGGTATGTCCGCCGTCTGGTCTCGAGCCAGTCTTTATGGACCGGCGCGGCGCCGTTGACCCCGACGGACATCGACGACCTCTTCCTATGGGCGGCCCTGGGGGTCATCCTCGGTGGTCGTGCGGGTTATGTGCTGTTCTATAATTTTCCCTCCTTCATGGCCAACCCGACCGAGATTTTCAAAGTTTGGCACGGGGGGATGTCTTTCCATGGCGGGTTTCTGGGGGTCATCGTCGCTGTCGTCGCCTTCGGCTGGCGCAGGAAGGTCAGCGGCTTCACTATGCTGGATCTCGCGGCCGCGGGCACTCCGATCGGGTTGCTTCTCGGAAGGATCGCGAACTTCATCAATGGAGAACTCTATGGCCGTGTCACCGACGTCGCATGGGGCGTGGTCTTCCCCACCGATCCCGAACAAGTGCCGCGGCACCCCAGTCAACTCTATGAGGGCATGCTAGAGGGACTTATCCTCTTCACCGCGATTGTTTGGCTCATCCATCGCCGGAAAGCCCTTGCAAGGCCGGGCCTGGTCGCCGGCGTCTTCACATTTGGTTACGGCTTGGTGCGCATCTTTGTAGAGTTTTTCCGCATGCCGGACGTGCAGATCGGCTTCCTTGCCGGCGGCCTCACCATGGGGATGCTGCTATCGGTACCGATGCTGGTCGTCGGCCTATGGCTCATCCTGCGCGCGAAGGCGCTCCCCACAGTGCCCGTCGCCAGATGAGCACGCCGACCCGCCTTGAAGAGCTGATCCGTCATAGGATCGAAGTCGATGGCCCCCTGCCTCTCGACCGTTACATGGAGCTATGTCTATCGCACCCGACGCTTGGCTATTACATGCATGGCGAGCCCATCGGTGTCGGTGGTGATTTCATTACGGCACCCGAGATCAGCCAGATGTTCGGCGAGTTGATCGGCATCTGGTGTGCGAATGTGTGGCAGATGATGGGCTCTCCAGAGCTCCTCAGACTCGTCGAACTTGGCCCGGGCCGGGGCACGCTGATGGCGGACATCGCACGGATCGCCGAACGGGTTCCAGGCTTCGCCGAAAGTGTCCGCCTCCACCTGGTGGAGACCAGCCCGACTCTAATCCAGATACAGCAAGAGCGTTTGGCCGGCAAAGGCGCTCAATGGCATCCTGCCGTAGATGCGGTGCCAGAAGGCCCTTGTATCATCCTTGCTAATGAGTTCTTCGATGCGTTGCCGATCCGGCAGTTCGAATGGCGCCACGACGGATGGTCGGAGCGCGGCGTCGGTGTGAAAGCTGACGGGACTCTTGGCTTTGGGCTTATTCCCCATTCCGCTCCGCCTCCCTCCTGGGCTCTTCCGGCTGGCCCCCGCGAGGACGGAACGATCCTCGAAGTCAGCGAAATCCAGACGACCTTGGCCGGACAGGTGGGGGCACACATACAGGCTCACGGCGGGGCGCTGCTGATCATCGATTACGGATATGTTGAAGTTGCCTATGGTGACAGCCTACAGGCGCTGCGGATGCATCGGTCAGTATCGCCTCTTGAGGACCCTGGAGATTGCGATCTCACCGCCCATGTGAGCTTCGCTTCCCTGGCTCGTGCCTTGCGTCAGACCGGCGTCAAGGTCTCCCGTGCACTGACACAAGCTCAGTTCCTCAATGCGTTGGGCTTGACCCTCCGCGCTGAACGGCTGAAGGGTTCAGCCAATGAGAGGCAGCGTGCCATGATCGATTCGGCAGCTGCCCGGCTGACTGCTTCGGGGCCAACCGGGATGGGAGAGCTGTTCAAGGTGCTGGCCGCGTGGCATCCCTCGCTTCCGGCACTGGTTCCGTTCACCAGCGAGGCGTTATGATCGAAGCAAAGAACCTCATCAAGATCCCTGAAGTCCGGCATGGCTTCTTCACTCGAATTGGTGGCTTTTCCAGCGGCATCTACGCCACGATGAATTGTGGCCTCGGCTCTCAGGACGACCCGTCATTGGTCCTGCGCAACCGAGAAATCGTCGCCACATCCCTCGGCCTTCTCCCCCATGAGCTCATTACGTCCTACCAACATCACAGCGCCGACGTGATCACCGTCACCCGGGCTTGGGGCACGTCAGGGCTACCCAAGGGCGATGCTATGGTGACAGATCGTCCGCATATCGCCATTGCCGTCACCACGGCGGACTGCGTACCAGTCCTGTTCGCCGATCGGCGCGGCAGGGTGATTGGAGCAGCCCATGCGGGCTGGCGCGGCGCTTTGGCTGGCATCACTTCCAACACAATCCTGGCGATGGAGCGTCTGGGTGCCAGGCGCGAAGATATTGTCGCTGCTGTGGGCCCAGCCATCTCCGGTGCGGTCTATGAGGTGGGGCGGGAACTTCGCGACGCCTTCCTGGCCCGCGACAGGGCTAATGAGCCGTTCTTTAGTGAGGCTTCTCGGCCCGACCATTTTCTTCTGGACCTCCCCGCCTACGTGGAGGCGCAGCTAATTGGCGAAGGCATCGGCTCTGTCGATCGAATCGATCGCTGCACCTATCGGGACGAAGACCATTTCTACAGTTATCGGCGCGCCACACATCGCGGGGAAAGTGATTATGGCCGTCAGTTATCGGCGATTACACTTGGACCCGAAGTTTTCGTGGGGCAAACTTCGTAAGCTCGCCAACATGTTCGTGAACGCGTCGCCATGCCTTTGACACCCTGGAAAGGGATCTTAGGGTGCAGATCAGAGGTGCATACCGGATGGTCGAACATCGCTTGGACTAGGCACCAAGAATATCGTCTTGAGAGGGCCGTCTTGGGGAATTGGCAGGGGGGCAGGTTTTGCACGCCATCTAGAATGAGCCGCCTGCGCGCTGGGTTGATGGCTATTTTCTCTCTGTTCATCCTGGCAGGCTGCAATGCTGGTAACCATCCCTTCGCCAAAGAGGTCGGAACTCTCGCGTCACCGAGAGACACGGAAGCTTGGCCGCGGATTACGGTCGTCTCCTTCTCAGGATTGCCCGACGGCAAGGACGAGATGTTCCTGCAAGCGCTTGCAGCCGAGACCTACCGCCGCCAGATCGCTCTGCTCACGACGCCTCCCAGTGCACAAGTCTTCAGCCTCTCCGGCTCCGTTTCGGCCCGGATTGTGGACGGCCGCACTGCCGTCGGCTGGAATTGGGAGGTCAAGGGAGCCAAAGATCCCCAGGCCACGGCAATTATCGGGCAAGAGGTCATACAAATTCCCAAGGGTGCCGCTGTGGAAGCCGTCAAGCCCGAGACCGGAGACCCCTGGGACAAGGTCAATGATTTCATGCTGAGGCGGGTCGCCATGCATCTGGCGGAAAGTCTCTCCGGCTTCTTCGGCGAACGCGGCTATCTCACGCAGACCGCGGGTTTGCCTCCACCCGTTGAAACCTTCGTGCGCGCCGGTCCGGGTGCGGAGAAGGCCATCGACTTGTCGATGCTCGGACCCAATGAATTGTCTATGCGGATTGCCCGCGGCCAAGTCACAGCCGAGGATATGATAGATTCCGGGGTCGTTCCGCCCCAACCGCCTGATGAAATCGAGGCTGACCCCACCCCCGCACCAGAGAAAACGAAGGTTCCTGGCCAGAAGGAAATCACCAGCGTCGCCGTCAGTACCGTGAAAGGTGCACCGGGCGACGGCAATCGGGCGCTTGCAGCCTCCTTGGTCAACATCCTCAAGCGGGCGGGATGGCCTGTGAAACAAAGCGCTGGGGATGAAACGCTCATCATCGAGGGTCAAGTCGGCGTCGCCGCGCCTCAAGGCGGCGCCCAGCAAGTGGCGTTGGAATGGACCGTAAAGGATCCGTCCGGAGACGTGCTTGGCAGTGTCAAGCAGGCCAACCAGGTGCCAGCGGGCTCGCTGGATGGCCATTGGGGCCTCACTGCGGATTATGCCGCAGAGGCCGCCGCACAGGGGATTTTCGACCTGATCGGCAAATTGCGTTAAGAGTATCAGTCGGCATCTGCTGCACTGCCACTTGATCCTGGCCCTGCGTTGTTTACAGCCGCCGGAGTGGTTGTTATAGAGCGCGCGCGCCGCTTGGGCGTTAGACACCCTGTCGAGGATACGCTCAATGAAGCTCGTAGCGGGCAATGCCAATCGCCCTCTGGCCGAGGCCATTGCCGCCTATCTGAAGCTGCCGCTGACAAAATGCGTTGTGCGTCGCTTCGCCGACATGGAGGTCTTCGTCGAAATCCAGGAGAATGTCCGCGGTCAGGACGTGTTCGTGGTGCAGTCGACCTCGTTTCCGGCCAATGACAATCTGATGGAGTTGCTGATCATCATCGACGCGCTGCGGCGCGCCTCTGCCCATCGCATCACCGCCGTCATCCCGTATTTCGGCTATGCCCGCCAGGATCGTAAGCCAGGGCCCAGGACGCCGATTTCCGCCAAGCTGGTCGCCAACATGATCACACGGGCGGGGGCCGACCGGGTTCTCACGGTCGATCTCCATGCCGGGCAGATCCAAGGTTTCTTCGACATCCCAACCGACAATCTTTTCGCTTCGCCCGTGATGGTGCGCGATATTAAGGAAAACTTCGAGAGCGACCTGGTGACAGTCGTCTCACCGGATGTGGGCGGTGTCGTGCGCGCGAGAGGGCTAGCCAAACGCATCGGAGCGCCGCTGGCGATTGTCGATAAACGGCGCGAGCGGCCAGGGGAATCTGAGGTCATGAACATCATCGGCGATGTCGAGGGACGTTCATGCATTCTCTTCGATGATATTGTGGATTCAGGCGGCACTCTCTGCAATGCCGCTGAAGCGCTGATCGACAAGGGGGCCATCGAGGTTTCCGCCTATATCACTCATGGCGTGCTCAGCGGCGGTGCCGTCGCTCGCATCACGTCCTCTGCGCTGAAGCAACTGGTCATCACGGATTCTATTCAAGCTACGGAAGCGGTAAGAGTTTCTCGAAACATTCGCGCCATCACAATCGCGCCTCTCATTGGCGAAGCCATCGCCCGGACTGCCCGAGAAGAATCGGTTTCCAGCCTGTTCGATTGACGCAATTCCCGAAAGAGTTGTGCAAATGCGGCGATTAGGCGGCGGCTCGGGCACTTCCTAACTTACGCAGTCAGCACGACAATTGCCCTGGGAAAGCACCAAACAGGCAATTCTTCCTGTAGCCGTCCAAAAATCTCCCTATTCCCGTCGCGCTATCGCCGTACCGGCTGACCAATCAGTCCAACCTATAGCGTAATTGAAATAAATGCGTGTGGGGCAAAAAGGTTCCAGTCAGTAGAACCGAGGCAGGTTTCGAGCATGCGACAATCTTTCTTGTCCATGACCGAGCCTTCTGCTTGCGCGCATGTCCGAAGGAGACGGAACTGCATGATTTTACGAACGATGATCACCATGATCACCGTGGTAATTTTTACCTCAGGCGCGCAGGCCGAAAAGACAAAAGCCATTTCCGCGAAGCCGCAGAGCGCCATCACGAATTTCGCAGAAAAGAGTACAAGCCGCACTTCC encodes:
- a CDS encoding response regulator produces the protein MSLKDEASHILIVDDDRRIRELLKSYLTSNGYRVTAAAQADEARKAMMSFAFDLLIVDVMMPGESGLSLTRSLRETNDVPILILSALAESSDRIEGLSSGGDDYISKPFEPQELLLRIANILRRKTKVAAPIQDIMMGSCSFNLQRGELRRDGQTVKLTSRERDLLRLFAERRGEAISRNELAGENSSESVRAVDVQINRLRRKIEADPATPVYLQTVRGSGYILYTD
- a CDS encoding MarR family winged helix-turn-helix transcriptional regulator; translated protein: MIEFLFFAYRDFVSDPDAILSDYGFGRAHHRILHFVGRNPGIRVAELLDILRITKQSLGRVLRELIEQGYVYQEEGREDRRQRLLYLTPPGDELRLSLLAPQLQRVKAAIEALPDGGKNCEQLLFNLINAEDREHVARLAVPDRQTG
- a CDS encoding branched-chain amino acid aminotransferase; the encoded protein is MSVLPFDQRDGHIWFNGKLVPWADAKLHVLNHGLHYASCVFEGVRVYGGEIFKSIDHTERLFNSARLLDFEIPYTVAEIEDACRQLIKAQKIVDGYIRPLAWRGPEMMGVSAQSSKIQVAIATWQWPSYFDPAERLKGIRLDIADWHRPDPRTAPCKSKAAGLYMICTLSKHAAEKKGYADALMLDWRGQVAEATGANVFFVKDGDLHTPTPDCFLDGITRRTVIDLAKARGLKIIERVIMPEEMEGFEQCFITGTAAEVTPVSEVGPYKFVVGDITKSLMEDYMTAVRPKSSGQVQAAE
- a CDS encoding L,D-transpeptidase family protein, with the protein product MSSATRRLSWMPQIIVVALLFCAPQSLRAEITNDAVAAELRQIIVSDTKTIGTDDGDERLFGVYTYYEERDFKPLWVRDNGTKAKAKDFLDIIRAAEEDGLDPNNYRANEIAARIDAQDPRSLAELDLLLSRSFIDYGNDISVGRVIPDQVGTDIHIKPKGPGPLTLLDGVEQAEDMGPYVDSLAPASANYARLKEALMLYRDIEARGGWPSLPEGPTMKPGTVDARTPLLRRLLIATADLSASAPDMNELYDGAVVEGVKLFQERHGLTADGVIGPGTLEALNVPVEERIRQLVLNMERRRWMPDDTGKYYVFVNLADQYLKIVDDDRTVHDAKLVVGKPFSRTPIFTQKMSYIVFNPYWNVPTSIAVNEYLPKLKANPAALAAQNFEVVRGETEISPYSVSWANYGRGNFPFVLRQKPGPKNALGRLKFMFPNPYNIYIHDTPAKSLFDRDNRFFSHGCMRVQNPEELAKVILSHDDPSWTMERIEQELKVNRNKAVRLKKAIPVYVTYLTAWANKDRAVNFRKDVYGRDQELLVALRKVGDVVN
- a CDS encoding DUF1489 family protein, with translation MTLHLIKLCVGCDSIDDLVQWQAERRARGEEIGHTTRMFPKRRNDVLDGGSLYWVIRGQIQVRQEIIDLVSLVEHDGVSRCRIVLDPSLVIVRPTPRKAFQGWRYFDHADIPHDLGIAIGEDIPPQMRKELLELGLL
- the lgt gene encoding prolipoprotein diacylglyceryl transferase translates to MPLYAIPFPAIDPVIFAVGPFAIRWYALAYIVGLLFGWWYVRRLVSSQSLWTGAAPLTPTDIDDLFLWAALGVILGGRAGYVLFYNFPSFMANPTEIFKVWHGGMSFHGGFLGVIVAVVAFGWRRKVSGFTMLDLAAAGTPIGLLLGRIANFINGELYGRVTDVAWGVVFPTDPEQVPRHPSQLYEGMLEGLILFTAIVWLIHRRKALARPGLVAGVFTFGYGLVRIFVEFFRMPDVQIGFLAGGLTMGMLLSVPMLVVGLWLILRAKALPTVPVAR
- a CDS encoding class I SAM-dependent methyltransferase; the encoded protein is MSTPTRLEELIRHRIEVDGPLPLDRYMELCLSHPTLGYYMHGEPIGVGGDFITAPEISQMFGELIGIWCANVWQMMGSPELLRLVELGPGRGTLMADIARIAERVPGFAESVRLHLVETSPTLIQIQQERLAGKGAQWHPAVDAVPEGPCIILANEFFDALPIRQFEWRHDGWSERGVGVKADGTLGFGLIPHSAPPPSWALPAGPREDGTILEVSEIQTTLAGQVGAHIQAHGGALLIIDYGYVEVAYGDSLQALRMHRSVSPLEDPGDCDLTAHVSFASLARALRQTGVKVSRALTQAQFLNALGLTLRAERLKGSANERQRAMIDSAAARLTASGPTGMGELFKVLAAWHPSLPALVPFTSEAL
- the pgeF gene encoding peptidoglycan editing factor PgeF yields the protein MIEAKNLIKIPEVRHGFFTRIGGFSSGIYATMNCGLGSQDDPSLVLRNREIVATSLGLLPHELITSYQHHSADVITVTRAWGTSGLPKGDAMVTDRPHIAIAVTTADCVPVLFADRRGRVIGAAHAGWRGALAGITSNTILAMERLGARREDIVAAVGPAISGAVYEVGRELRDAFLARDRANEPFFSEASRPDHFLLDLPAYVEAQLIGEGIGSVDRIDRCTYRDEDHFYSYRRATHRGESDYGRQLSAITLGPEVFVGQTS
- a CDS encoding ribose-phosphate diphosphokinase, whose product is MKLVAGNANRPLAEAIAAYLKLPLTKCVVRRFADMEVFVEIQENVRGQDVFVVQSTSFPANDNLMELLIIIDALRRASAHRITAVIPYFGYARQDRKPGPRTPISAKLVANMITRAGADRVLTVDLHAGQIQGFFDIPTDNLFASPVMVRDIKENFESDLVTVVSPDVGGVVRARGLAKRIGAPLAIVDKRRERPGESEVMNIIGDVEGRSCILFDDIVDSGGTLCNAAEALIDKGAIEVSAYITHGVLSGGAVARITSSALKQLVITDSIQATEAVRVSRNIRAITIAPLIGEAIARTAREESVSSLFD